From one Magnolia sinica isolate HGM2019 chromosome 18, MsV1, whole genome shotgun sequence genomic stretch:
- the LOC131232333 gene encoding uncharacterized protein LOC131232333 gives METLKDFKFDLSYHPGKANLVADALSRKKIIEFVAPLMVREWDMVEFVRDFDMKLTMEEPYGVIAHIQAQPLVDSKIIEAQEGDELLKKMRERARNNGKSEWRIGTDGGLRYRGRLCIPNLQGLREEVLNAIYDSKLAMHPGSTKMY, from the coding sequence ATGGAaacgttgaaggacttcaagttcgatctCTCATATCACCCTGGCAAGGCCAATCTGGTGGCAGACGCCTTGAGTCGCAAAAAGATAATCGAATTTGTTGCCCCactaatggtgagagagtgggatATGGTGGAATTTGTTCGGGACTTTGACATGAAGCTAACCATGGAGGAGCCGTACGGGGTCATAGCCCATATTCAGGCCCAGCCCCTGGTTGACAGTAAGATCATTGAAGCCCAGGAGGGCGATGAGTTATTGAAGAAGATGAGGGAAAGAGCAAGGAACAATGGGAAGTCTGAGTGGAGGATCGGTACCGATGGAGGGTTGCGGTACCGAGGCCGTCTTTGTATTCCAAACCTTCAAGGACTACGAGAAGAAGTCCTAAATGCTATTTATGACTCCAAGttagcgatgcatcctggtagtaccaaAATGTACTAG